Proteins co-encoded in one Campylobacter jejuni genomic window:
- the cmeF gene encoding multidrug efflux RND transporter permease subunit CmeF produces MFKLAINRPITVLMFFLAFMIFGLISAFSMSVNLFPNVSIPLIKITSKVNGDLNFVESKVTKEIENALSEIDGVKTITSAAYDNFSVSVVEFKLGKNLEVAANDVRDKIGTLSLPSKPEIEKIGSDSGSAISLFLYSKDKLQLMREINDKIKPFLQRVEGVGKIEAKGFLEPQIRIELKPNELRKYNLNALDVANIIKSQNFKQALGELNNNQDNYIIKGYFEATNLEELSNLRIKTGVFLSDIANISSLYEDEKQSALYEGKEGVLLELGKITNYNTLEMIKNVKNALPILEKQIPKDISINMLYDKSLNIHKHLSQVIFDMVLGIFLTLVIVFLFLRNLSATLIACIAIPTSIISTFFIIDLLGYDLNRLTFIALTLSIGIFIDDAIVVIENIAKKLKTYPPLQAAFLGINEIGFSVLSISIVLLCVFIPISYMNSIPGLFFNALGISVASGIVISFLVSVFLIPSIGARFLNPKESKFYEKTEAFFEKIEQKYENLLYKILQNKAKFILATLVFVGLSFALATRIGLDFLPMEDDSEIQVLLESKKDLSLEAMKEKSLNLLEKIKNDSNVKYAFLLVGYDDAKDATKAKIYVKLKNLDERNLRQSTIVSLYRQKFQDESLKIKILELPKIEGAGIDDPVQFLILGDDLNTLKEAASRAKEILDTNARIVDISDNANTTKDEVALHINKEKAKLLDVNPEYIAGVLGYSFSQLSVGSMDRGNSKDDIILSFAPEFKKDIEALKRISIKNNQGVNLELSSVVDFIYSKDLKTINRYNKNRSVKITAGVNDLSLGAVQKLLLDNMDKILNNNASLSYAFSGFINLLGETVQGFAMAVVLAFVLIYLVLAALYESFILPLIIMITMPLAFGGASIGLFITGHNFSLFVLIAIILLFGMVGKNAILLVDVANKKCHEGLDPDKALLIAGKSRLRAILMTTFAMIFAMLPLALSRGAGYEANSPMAIAIIFGLISSTLLTLLVVPALFKFCFKLDSKLRKIYEREKLN; encoded by the coding sequence ATGTTTAAACTAGCTATAAACCGACCTATTACCGTGCTGATGTTTTTCTTAGCTTTCATGATTTTTGGGCTAATCTCTGCTTTTAGCATGAGTGTGAATTTATTTCCTAATGTTTCCATACCTCTTATAAAGATTACAAGCAAGGTAAATGGAGATTTAAATTTCGTAGAATCAAAAGTCACCAAAGAGATAGAAAATGCTTTAAGTGAAATTGATGGAGTAAAAACCATAACCTCAGCTGCGTATGATAATTTTAGTGTGAGTGTAGTGGAGTTTAAACTGGGTAAAAATCTTGAAGTAGCTGCTAATGATGTGCGTGATAAAATAGGAACTTTAAGCCTACCTTCTAAGCCTGAAATTGAAAAAATCGGTTCAGATTCTGGTTCTGCTATTTCGCTTTTTTTATATTCTAAAGATAAATTACAACTCATGCGTGAAATCAATGATAAAATAAAACCTTTTTTGCAAAGAGTTGAAGGGGTAGGTAAAATCGAAGCTAAGGGTTTTTTGGAACCTCAAATTCGCATAGAATTAAAACCAAATGAACTTAGAAAATACAATCTTAACGCCCTTGATGTAGCGAATATCATCAAAAGTCAAAATTTTAAACAAGCCCTAGGCGAACTTAATAACAATCAAGATAACTATATCATCAAAGGCTATTTTGAAGCCACAAATTTAGAAGAACTTAGCAATCTTCGCATAAAAACAGGAGTATTTTTAAGCGATATTGCTAATATTTCAAGCCTTTATGAAGATGAAAAACAAAGTGCTTTATACGAAGGTAAAGAAGGGGTGCTTTTAGAACTCGGAAAAATCACAAATTATAACACCCTTGAAATGATTAAAAATGTCAAAAATGCCTTGCCTATTTTAGAAAAACAAATTCCAAAAGATATAAGCATTAATATGCTTTATGATAAAAGCTTAAATATCCACAAGCACCTTTCTCAAGTGATTTTTGATATGGTTTTGGGGATTTTTCTAACCCTTGTTATCGTGTTTTTATTTTTAAGAAATTTAAGTGCAACTCTCATTGCTTGCATAGCTATACCTACTTCTATCATTTCAACTTTTTTTATTATCGATCTTTTAGGCTATGATTTAAACCGCTTAACTTTTATAGCTTTAACCTTAAGCATAGGAATTTTTATCGATGATGCTATAGTAGTGATTGAAAATATTGCTAAAAAACTAAAAACCTATCCGCCTTTACAAGCTGCTTTTTTAGGTATCAATGAAATAGGTTTTAGCGTTTTAAGCATCAGTATAGTTTTACTTTGTGTTTTTATCCCTATTTCTTATATGAACTCTATACCAGGGCTTTTTTTCAATGCCTTAGGCATAAGCGTTGCAAGTGGGATAGTTATAAGCTTTTTGGTTTCTGTATTTTTAATACCTAGTATTGGGGCAAGATTTTTAAATCCAAAAGAAAGCAAGTTTTATGAAAAAACAGAAGCTTTTTTTGAAAAAATAGAGCAAAAGTATGAAAATTTACTCTATAAAATTTTACAAAATAAAGCAAAATTTATCCTAGCCACTCTTGTTTTTGTAGGGCTTTCTTTTGCTTTAGCTACTCGTATAGGGCTTGATTTTTTACCTATGGAAGATGATAGCGAAATTCAAGTTTTGCTTGAAAGCAAAAAGGATTTAAGCTTAGAAGCCATGAAAGAAAAAAGTTTAAATTTGCTTGAAAAAATCAAAAATGATAGCAATGTCAAATACGCTTTTTTACTTGTAGGCTATGATGATGCCAAAGATGCTACAAAGGCTAAAATTTATGTTAAACTTAAAAATTTAGACGAAAGAAATTTAAGACAAAGCACTATAGTAAGTTTATATCGTCAAAAATTTCAAGATGAGAGTTTAAAAATCAAAATTTTAGAACTTCCAAAGATAGAAGGTGCAGGCATTGATGATCCCGTGCAGTTTTTAATCTTAGGAGATGATTTAAACACTCTAAAAGAAGCAGCTTCTCGGGCAAAAGAAATTTTAGATACTAATGCACGCATTGTAGATATAAGCGATAATGCTAATACTACAAAAGATGAAGTAGCCTTACACATCAACAAAGAAAAAGCTAAACTTTTAGATGTCAATCCTGAATATATCGCTGGGGTTTTAGGGTATTCCTTCTCGCAACTTAGCGTAGGAAGTATGGATAGAGGCAATTCAAAAGATGATATTATCCTAAGTTTTGCTCCAGAATTTAAAAAAGACATAGAAGCTTTAAAACGCATTAGTATTAAAAACAACCAAGGTGTAAATTTAGAACTTTCAAGCGTGGTGGATTTTATATACAGTAAGGATTTAAAAACTATCAATCGTTACAATAAAAACCGCTCTGTGAAAATCACAGCTGGAGTAAATGATCTTTCCTTAGGAGCGGTGCAAAAACTTTTACTAGATAATATGGATAAAATTTTAAATAATAATGCAAGTCTTAGCTATGCTTTTTCAGGCTTTATCAATCTTTTAGGTGAAACCGTGCAAGGTTTTGCTATGGCAGTAGTACTTGCTTTTGTTTTAATTTATCTTGTTTTAGCCGCACTTTATGAAAGTTTTATTCTGCCTTTAATCATCATGATAACCATGCCTTTAGCCTTTGGCGGAGCTTCTATAGGGCTTTTTATCACAGGGCATAATTTTTCGCTTTTTGTACTTATTGCCATCATCTTGCTTTTTGGTATGGTGGGGAAAAATGCTATTTTACTTGTGGATGTGGCCAATAAAAAATGCCATGAAGGTTTAGATCCTGATAAAGCTCTTTTAATCGCTGGAAAATCACGCTTAAGGGCTATATTGATGACAACTTTTGCTATGATTTTTGCCATGCTCCCACTCGCTCTTTCAAGGGGTGCGGGCTATGAAGCTAATTCTCCTATGGCAATAGCCATTATCTTTGGACTTATAAGTTCGACTTTGCTTACCTTACTCGTAGTACCTGCACTTTTTAAATTTTGTTTTAAACTAGATAGCAAATTAAGAAAAATTTATGAGAGAGAAAAATTAAATTAA
- a CDS encoding adenylosuccinate lyase translates to MQIVQTLETINVNTDDISVFQYFKDLITKNFTKVIGRKNKIFSFFEENEIPQRRYFLKVLDQKYRKSTNEGIENLQDAHFKTFRLNFEQNNMLKPMLFIKIDFAAGRILMKLSSNEKLFVTYIRNYFQDYNIEYNEMTNILILEYKNENTLELFEAFADESEHLKYCVNFEVDREEYKKFRQNIHNKENMKWKFNALAKLFSNYFNTLECTPQNDLSEIRQKYLILVKLYHPDFHQGKSAIEKAYAREQFEKIQIAYDNLKALYKNNT, encoded by the coding sequence ATGCAAATCGTGCAAACTTTAGAAACTATCAATGTTAATACAGATGATATTAGCGTATTTCAGTATTTTAAAGACTTGATTACCAAAAATTTCACAAAGGTCATAGGACGAAAAAATAAAATTTTTTCTTTTTTTGAAGAAAATGAAATTCCACAGCGTCGTTATTTCTTAAAAGTTTTAGATCAAAAATATCGCAAAAGTACAAATGAAGGTATAGAGAATTTACAAGATGCTCATTTTAAAACTTTTAGATTAAATTTTGAGCAAAATAATATGCTTAAGCCTATGTTGTTTATCAAGATTGATTTTGCTGCGGGTAGAATTTTGATGAAGTTAAGCTCTAATGAAAAATTATTTGTTACCTATATAAGAAATTATTTTCAAGATTATAATATAGAATACAATGAAATGACAAATATTCTAATTTTAGAATATAAAAACGAGAATACCCTTGAACTTTTTGAAGCTTTTGCAGATGAGAGCGAGCATTTAAAATATTGCGTGAATTTTGAAGTTGACCGCGAAGAGTATAAAAAATTTCGCCAAAATATTCACAATAAAGAAAATATGAAATGGAAATTTAATGCTTTAGCTAAGCTTTTTAGTAATTATTTTAATACTTTAGAATGTACTCCGCAAAATGATCTTAGTGAAATCAGACAAAAATATTTGATTTTGGTAAAACTTTATCATCCTGATTTTCATCAAGGAAAAAGTGCAATAGAAAAAGCTTACGCAAGAGAACAGTTTGAAAAAATACAAATCGCCTATGATAACTTAAAAGCACTTTATAAGAATAATACTTAA
- the ate gene encoding arginyltransferase, translating into MLEIGFCTLEDQCPYLKDKRSRIEYKYIENCPKEINNELIKRGWRRFGRYFSRPICKDCDECLSFRILVNEYNFSRSERRVINKNINTKVILRTPNLSNEHLFLYDKYHRFMEEKKNWKRYDLSFKQYYNLYVDGFMNFGYELAFYIEDKLVCIDLIDILEDGISSIYCFYDPDFSYFSLGKFSLLNEIQIAKKMNLDYIYLGYFVKKCQSLSYKADYTPNEILKGTKELFENEVLWEK; encoded by the coding sequence ATGCTTGAGATTGGTTTTTGTACTCTTGAAGATCAGTGTCCTTACTTAAAAGATAAACGCTCAAGAATAGAGTATAAATACATTGAAAATTGCCCTAAAGAAATCAATAATGAGCTAATAAAACGAGGTTGGCGTCGTTTTGGTAGGTATTTTTCACGCCCTATTTGTAAAGATTGTGATGAATGTTTAAGTTTTAGAATTTTAGTTAATGAATATAATTTTTCAAGAAGTGAAAGAAGGGTTATAAATAAAAATATTAATACCAAAGTTATACTTAGAACACCCAATTTAAGCAATGAACATTTGTTTTTATATGATAAATACCATCGTTTTATGGAAGAAAAAAAGAACTGGAAGCGTTATGATTTAAGCTTTAAACAGTATTATAATCTTTATGTTGATGGTTTTATGAATTTTGGATATGAGCTTGCATTTTATATAGAAGATAAGCTCGTTTGTATTGATTTGATTGATATTTTAGAGGATGGAATTTCAAGCATTTATTGTTTTTATGATCCTGATTTTTCGTATTTTTCTTTGGGTAAATTTTCTTTGCTCAATGAAATACAAATAGCTAAAAAAATGAACTTAGATTATATTTATCTTGGGTATTTTGTAAAAAAGTGTCAATCTTTATCTTATAAAGCCGATTATACACCCAATGAAATTTTAAAAGGCACTAAAGAGCTTTTTGAAAATGAGGTTTTATGGGAGAAATAG
- the pycA gene encoding acetyl-CoA carboxylase subunit A, with protein MNQIHKILIANRAEIAVRVIRACRDLHIKSVAVFTEPDRECLHVKIADEAYRIGTDAIRGYLDVARIVEIAKACGADAIHPGYGFLSENYEFAKACEDAGIIFIGPKSEVIHKMGNKNIARKLMAKNGIPIVPGTEKLNSYSMEEVKIFAEKIGYPVILKASGGGGGRGIRVVHKEQDLENAFESCKREALTYFNNDEVFMEKYVVNPRHIEFQILGDNYGNIIHLCERDCSIQRRHQKVIEIAPCPGISDNLRKTMGVTAVAAAKAVGYTNAGTIEFLLDDYNRFYFMEMNTRIQVEHPITEEITGIDLIVRQIRIAAGEILDLEQSDIKPRGFAIEARITAENVWKNFIPSPGKIGEYYPALGPSVRVDSHIYKDYTVPPYYDSMLAKLIIKATSYDLAVNKLERALKEFVIDDIRTTIPFLIAITKTREFRRGYLDTSFIETHMQELLEKTEDRHQENKEEVIAAIAATLKKIRESRE; from the coding sequence ATGAATCAAATCCATAAAATTCTCATAGCAAATAGAGCTGAAATAGCTGTTAGAGTAATCCGTGCTTGTAGAGATTTGCATATTAAAAGTGTTGCAGTTTTTACAGAGCCTGATCGTGAATGTTTGCATGTAAAAATCGCAGATGAGGCATATCGTATAGGAACGGATGCTATAAGAGGATATTTAGATGTTGCTCGTATTGTCGAGATTGCTAAGGCTTGTGGTGCTGATGCGATCCATCCTGGTTATGGATTTTTAAGCGAGAATTACGAATTTGCTAAGGCTTGTGAAGATGCTGGAATTATTTTTATAGGTCCAAAATCTGAAGTAATCCATAAGATGGGAAATAAAAATATCGCTCGTAAGTTAATGGCTAAAAATGGCATACCTATTGTTCCAGGGACTGAAAAATTAAATTCCTATAGCATGGAAGAAGTTAAAATTTTTGCTGAGAAGATTGGTTATCCTGTTATTTTAAAAGCTTCAGGTGGTGGAGGCGGACGCGGAATTCGCGTTGTTCATAAAGAACAAGATCTTGAAAATGCTTTTGAATCTTGCAAAAGAGAAGCTTTAACATACTTTAATAATGATGAAGTATTTATGGAAAAATATGTAGTTAATCCTAGACATATAGAATTTCAAATTTTAGGAGATAACTATGGAAATATTATACATCTTTGTGAAAGGGATTGTTCTATCCAAAGAAGACATCAAAAGGTAATTGAGATAGCACCTTGCCCTGGAATTTCAGATAATCTTAGAAAAACCATGGGTGTTACAGCTGTGGCAGCTGCTAAGGCTGTAGGTTATACAAATGCTGGAACTATAGAGTTTTTGCTTGATGATTACAATCGCTTTTATTTTATGGAAATGAATACAAGAATTCAAGTTGAGCATCCAATTACTGAAGAAATTACAGGTATTGATCTTATTGTAAGACAAATTCGTATTGCAGCAGGAGAAATTTTGGACTTAGAACAAAGCGATATTAAACCTAGGGGTTTTGCTATTGAAGCTAGAATTACTGCTGAAAATGTATGGAAAAATTTTATTCCAAGTCCTGGAAAAATAGGAGAATACTACCCAGCTCTTGGACCATCTGTTAGGGTTGATAGTCATATTTATAAAGACTATACTGTACCGCCTTATTATGATTCCATGCTTGCAAAGCTTATTATTAAAGCAACAAGTTATGATTTAGCGGTTAATAAACTTGAGCGTGCTTTGAAGGAATTTGTGATTGATGATATTAGAACAACAATACCATTTTTAATCGCTATTACAAAAACAAGAGAATTTAGAAGAGGGTATTTAGACACCTCTTTCATAGAAACACATATGCAAGAATTATTAGAAAAAACAGAAGATCGTCATCAAGAAAATAAAGAAGAAGTTATAGCTGCAATAGCTGCTACGCTTAAAAAAATACGAGAAAGTAGAGAATAA
- the ftsW gene encoding putative lipid II flippase FtsW codes for MVADKRLFYLSCILITIGIVFSYSLTAFTVLFLDYSEFHFFIRQLFFGISGILIMFFISRLDPDKALSKKIILAILIVSFIFIIILPFLPSALATASGGAKRWIRLGPLSISPVEFFKIGLIYFLAWSYTRRIDDSKKAIRHEALILLPYCILASIVIGYIYITQNDLGQSVISFFLILALAFFAGASKRLFAFGTLIIMMIGIMVIFSNQRRIQRIASWWGNIQDAFLPMLPDWLANALRVSSNSEPYQISHSLNAIAHGGMFGEGLGLGTFKLGFLSEVHTDFVLSGITEEIGLLGLGVICYIYLWMILRIFRIAGRCEAKQDFIFCSGIALLLLFSFFMNAFGIISLTPLKGVAVPLLSYGGSSMWAICIGIGYVLMISKKVKL; via the coding sequence ATGGTTGCTGATAAAAGATTATTTTATTTAAGTTGTATTTTAATCACCATAGGAATAGTATTTTCATACTCTCTTACAGCTTTTACTGTTCTTTTTCTTGACTATAGCGAGTTTCATTTTTTTATTCGTCAGCTTTTTTTTGGAATTAGTGGAATACTTATAATGTTTTTTATTTCTCGATTGGATCCTGATAAAGCACTTTCTAAAAAAATTATTTTAGCTATTTTGATTGTTTCTTTTATCTTTATCATCATTTTACCATTTTTACCTTCTGCACTAGCAACAGCTAGCGGAGGAGCTAAACGCTGGATACGCTTAGGTCCACTCTCTATCTCTCCTGTAGAATTTTTCAAAATAGGATTGATTTATTTTTTAGCATGGAGCTATACAAGGCGTATTGATGATAGCAAAAAAGCCATCAGACACGAGGCTTTAATTCTTCTGCCTTATTGTATCTTAGCTTCTATAGTTATAGGATATATTTATATCACTCAAAACGATTTAGGACAAAGCGTAATTTCTTTCTTTTTGATTCTAGCTTTAGCTTTTTTTGCAGGAGCTAGTAAAAGGCTTTTTGCTTTTGGAACTTTAATCATTATGATGATAGGTATAATGGTAATTTTTAGCAACCAAAGAAGAATTCAAAGAATCGCTTCTTGGTGGGGGAATATACAAGATGCTTTTTTACCTATGCTTCCTGATTGGCTGGCAAATGCTTTAAGAGTAAGTAGCAACAGCGAGCCTTATCAAATTTCACACTCTTTAAATGCTATAGCCCATGGAGGAATGTTTGGCGAAGGCCTAGGACTTGGAACTTTTAAATTAGGCTTTTTAAGTGAAGTGCATACTGACTTTGTTCTTTCAGGAATTACTGAAGAAATAGGACTTTTAGGTCTTGGGGTTATTTGCTATATTTATCTTTGGATGATTTTAAGAATTTTTAGAATTGCAGGAAGATGTGAAGCTAAACAAGATTTTATTTTTTGTTCAGGCATAGCCTTACTTTTACTTTTTTCTTTCTTTATGAATGCTTTTGGTATTATTTCTCTTACTCCACTAAAAGGTGTAGCGGTTCCACTTTTAAGCTATGGAGGAAGTTCAATGTGGGCAATTTGCATAGGCATAGGATATGTATTAATGATTTCAAAAAAGGTTAAATTATGA
- a CDS encoding transporter, with translation MVDFFVLRKKALKKINLFTNAITWKITLFMGFQSFLAYSLFFWYVQIVVEKGFDKEFATNMVLFAQLVAAPVSLFGPLLLGKLRQNLHTPYSKFV, from the coding sequence ATGGTAGATTTTTTCGTGCTAAGAAAAAAAGCTCTAAAAAAAATCAATCTTTTTACAAATGCAATTACTTGGAAGATTACCCTTTTTATGGGATTTCAAAGTTTTTTAGCTTATTCTTTGTTTTTTTGGTATGTTCAAATCGTTGTAGAAAAAGGTTTTGATAAAGAATTTGCTACAAATATGGTTCTTTTTGCTCAACTTGTTGCAGCCCCAGTGTCCCTTTTTGGCCCATTGCTTTTAGGAAAATTAAGGCAAAATTTACATACTCCTTATAGCAAGTTTGTGTAG
- a CDS encoding thiamine phosphate synthase encodes MWDKKIIAISDRKCVEIDFLKQIEKLAKAKVDAIVLREKDLSEFEYYDLAKEVLSICTKQKVTCFLHFFDRECLKLGHRYFHAPLSLLRKEPKLVKYFHILGTSVHSKEELLEAMSYKVNYAFVGHIFESSCKVGLEPKGLDFLKSLLKFSQIPLYAIGGINAQNIENFKDINIAGVCMREILMKEKDLKTYIQVCKERLYHE; translated from the coding sequence ATGTGGGATAAAAAAATCATCGCTATAAGCGATAGAAAATGTGTAGAAATAGACTTTTTAAAGCAGATTGAAAAACTTGCTAAGGCTAAGGTAGATGCTATAGTTTTAAGAGAAAAAGATTTAAGCGAGTTTGAGTATTATGATTTAGCAAAAGAAGTTTTAAGCATTTGCACAAAGCAAAAAGTGACTTGTTTTTTGCATTTTTTTGATAGGGAGTGTTTAAAATTAGGACATCGTTATTTTCACGCACCGCTTTCTTTATTAAGAAAAGAGCCTAAATTAGTAAAATATTTTCATATACTTGGCACTTCAGTCCATAGCAAAGAAGAGCTTTTAGAGGCGATGAGTTATAAGGTAAATTATGCTTTTGTAGGGCATATTTTTGAAAGTTCTTGTAAGGTGGGTTTAGAACCTAAAGGGCTTGATTTTTTAAAATCCTTGCTTAAATTTAGTCAAATTCCACTTTATGCTATAGGCGGTATCAATGCTCAAAATATAGAAAATTTTAAAGATATAAATATAGCAGGCGTTTGTATGCGTGAAATTTTAATGAAAGAAAAAGATTTAAAAACATATATCCAAGTTTGCAAAGAAAGATTATATCATGAGTAG
- the thiH gene encoding 2-iminoacetate synthase ThiH, with amino-acid sequence MQDYMQYLPHMQEIKSEILNKVLTQVQSYDESQFSAKDVKNALNQTHLSIEHLKALLSSTAEDFIEELAFKSAKVKQKYFGNSISLFTPLYLSNYCNSKCVYCGFQKGNKIARAKLSEAEIHEEMQAIAKSGLEEILMLTGEGREFASVEYIANACKIAREYFKVVGVEIYPMNEDEYKILHEKGCDYVTVFQETYNALKYSKIHLAGEKRIFPYRFNAQERALKAGMRGVAFGALLGIDDFRKDALATALHAHFLQQAYPHAEISISVPRLRPIINNAKIHPKDVSEKRLLQVLCAYRLFLPFAGIIISSRERIGFRDEVIKLGATKMSAGVSVGIGEHKGEKKGDEQFEISDDRSVDEILAMLKRSNLQAVMSDSIYVG; translated from the coding sequence ATGCAAGATTATATGCAGTATTTACCTCACATGCAGGAAATAAAAAGCGAAATTTTAAACAAGGTTTTAACTCAAGTTCAAAGCTATGATGAGAGTCAATTTAGCGCCAAAGATGTTAAAAATGCTTTAAATCAAACGCATTTAAGTATAGAACATTTAAAAGCTTTGCTTTCAAGCACAGCAGAAGATTTCATAGAAGAATTAGCCTTTAAATCCGCTAAAGTCAAGCAAAAATATTTTGGAAATTCTATCTCTCTTTTTACCCCGCTTTATTTGTCAAATTATTGCAATTCTAAATGTGTTTATTGTGGTTTTCAAAAAGGCAATAAAATCGCAAGAGCCAAGCTAAGTGAAGCTGAAATTCACGAAGAAATGCAAGCCATTGCTAAAAGTGGTTTAGAAGAAATTTTAATGCTAACAGGTGAGGGTAGGGAGTTTGCAAGTGTAGAATATATAGCAAATGCTTGTAAAATAGCTAGAGAGTATTTTAAGGTTGTAGGCGTTGAAATTTATCCTATGAATGAAGATGAATATAAAATTTTGCATGAAAAGGGTTGTGATTATGTGACTGTTTTTCAAGAAACTTACAATGCTTTAAAATATTCTAAAATTCATTTAGCGGGTGAAAAACGCATTTTCCCTTATCGCTTTAACGCTCAAGAAAGGGCTTTAAAAGCGGGTATGCGTGGAGTGGCTTTTGGGGCACTTTTAGGCATAGATGATTTTAGAAAAGACGCGCTTGCTACGGCACTTCATGCGCATTTTTTACAACAAGCTTATCCGCATGCTGAAATTTCTATTTCGGTGCCTCGTTTAAGACCTATTATCAATAATGCCAAAATCCATCCTAAAGATGTGAGTGAAAAACGCCTTTTGCAAGTGCTTTGTGCTTATAGACTTTTTTTACCTTTTGCGGGTATTATCATTTCAAGTCGTGAAAGAATAGGTTTTAGAGATGAGGTTATCAAGCTTGGCGCTACTAAAATGAGTGCAGGAGTGAGTGTGGGTATAGGTGAGCATAAGGGCGAGAAAAAGGGCGATGAGCAGTTTGAAATTTCAGATGATAGGAGTGTAGATGAAATTTTAGCCATGCTTAAAAGATCAAATTTACAAGCTGTGATGAGCGATAGCATTTATGTGGGATAA
- the dcm gene encoding DNA (cytosine-5-)-methyltransferase: protein MKFIDFCSGIGGGRLGLEKAGFTCIAFSEIDKAAIKTYKRLFDTKNELELGDLTKINPEILPDFDLLISGFPCQSFSIVGKREGLDNKEKGQVIFYLADILKIKQPNFFILENVKGLLNHDKGQTFQKILELLKSLDYEVSTKLLNSLDFSLAQSRERVYFIGIKKSLNKIFKFDFKEKKKPNIKDFLNPNDENILNRNKYETFLRYLQNKYNKNRFCLEELLENDFLILDTRQSDLRCYQDKIPTLRRDRQGILYVYNKNFYILSKIEALKLQGFGKINNLEDKIKNIKQSDILRQCGNAMSVNVIESIAKSLKEQIDE, encoded by the coding sequence GTGAAATTTATAGATTTTTGTAGCGGTATTGGCGGTGGGCGACTTGGCTTGGAAAAAGCGGGATTTACTTGTATAGCTTTTAGTGAGATTGACAAGGCTGCTATAAAAACTTATAAAAGATTGTTTGATACTAAAAATGAGCTTGAATTAGGTGATTTAACTAAAATTAATCCTGAAATTTTACCTGATTTTGATTTATTAATTAGTGGTTTTCCTTGTCAAAGTTTTAGTATCGTTGGTAAAAGAGAAGGTTTGGATAATAAAGAAAAAGGACAGGTTATTTTTTATTTAGCAGATATTTTAAAGATAAAACAACCTAATTTTTTTATACTTGAAAATGTAAAAGGTTTATTAAATCACGATAAAGGGCAAACATTTCAAAAAATTTTAGAACTTTTAAAGTCTTTAGATTATGAAGTAAGCACAAAGCTCTTAAATAGTCTTGATTTTTCTTTGGCTCAAAGCAGAGAAAGGGTTTATTTTATAGGAATAAAAAAATCTTTAAATAAGATTTTTAAATTTGATTTTAAAGAGAAAAAAAAGCCTAATATAAAAGATTTTTTAAATCCTAATGATGAAAATATTTTAAATAGAAATAAATATGAAACTTTTTTAAGATATTTACAAAATAAATACAATAAAAATCGTTTTTGTTTAGAAGAATTATTAGAAAATGATTTCTTGATACTAGATACTAGGCAAAGTGATTTAAGATGTTATCAAGATAAAATTCCAACACTTAGAAGAGATAGGCAAGGAATTTTATATGTTTATAATAAAAATTTCTATATCTTAAGCAAAATTGAAGCATTAAAACTTCAAGGTTTTGGAAAAATAAATAATTTAGAAGATAAAATAAAAAATATAAAACAAAGCGATATATTAAGACAATGTGGCAATGCAATGAGCGTAAATGTGATAGAAAGTATTGCTAAAAGTTTAAAGGAGCAAATTGATGAATAA